A genomic window from Vagococcus sp. CY52-2 includes:
- a CDS encoding NAD(P)H-dependent glycerol-3-phosphate dehydrogenase: MKQKIAVLGAGSWGTALAMVLVENGHDVIIWGHKETQINEINTHHTNAHYLKEITLPSKLKGTSDLKECVKDADAVLFVVPTKAMRDVSHQFNQVCNNQPVIIHASKGLEQDSHKRITEILEEEISPNHRQAIVVLSGPSHAEEVAVKDVTTITAASHSMHAAEYVQRLFSNDYFRVYTNSDVVGVEMGAALKNIIALGSGALHGLGYGDNARAAIMTRGLAEISRLGVAMGADPLTFIGLSGVGDLAVTCASEHSRNFRAGYLLGKGNSLDDVLNNMGMIVEGVYTTKAAYQLAQERHIEMPITEAIYDVIYNHTDVPTTVKNIMLREHKSEQEL; the protein is encoded by the coding sequence ATGAAACAAAAAATTGCTGTTTTAGGGGCAGGATCTTGGGGTACTGCTTTAGCGATGGTACTCGTTGAAAATGGGCATGATGTGATTATTTGGGGACATAAAGAAACTCAAATTAATGAAATAAACACTCATCATACTAATGCTCATTATTTGAAAGAAATTACGTTACCCAGTAAGTTAAAAGGAACATCAGATTTAAAGGAATGTGTGAAAGATGCAGATGCTGTGTTATTTGTTGTACCAACAAAGGCTATGCGTGATGTATCACATCAATTTAACCAAGTATGTAACAATCAACCGGTTATTATTCATGCAAGTAAAGGGTTAGAACAGGATAGTCATAAGCGTATCACAGAAATACTTGAAGAGGAAATTTCTCCAAATCATAGACAAGCGATTGTTGTATTATCTGGTCCTAGCCATGCAGAAGAAGTAGCAGTCAAAGACGTGACAACCATTACAGCAGCATCACATTCAATGCATGCTGCTGAGTACGTTCAACGTTTATTTTCAAATGACTATTTTAGAGTATATACTAATAGTGATGTCGTTGGAGTAGAAATGGGTGCGGCTTTAAAAAATATTATCGCACTTGGTTCTGGAGCTTTACATGGATTAGGTTATGGAGATAATGCTAGAGCAGCGATTATGACTCGTGGATTAGCTGAAATTAGCCGTTTAGGTGTTGCAATGGGTGCTGATCCTTTGACATTTATTGGATTAAGTGGCGTAGGGGATTTAGCAGTAACATGTGCGAGTGAACACTCACGTAATTTTAGAGCTGGGTATTTACTTGGAAAAGGTAATTCATTAGATGATGTACTAAATAATATGGGCATGATTGTTGAGGGTGTTTATACAACTAAAGCAGCTTATCAATTAGCTCAAGAAAGACATATAGAAATGCCTATTACAGAAGCTATTTATGACGTTATTTATAACCATACTGACGTTCCAACAACAGTAAAAAATATAATGCTTAGAGAACATAAATCTGAGCAGGAATTATAA
- the lgt gene encoding prolipoprotein diacylglyceryl transferase — translation MIATINPTAFHIFGIAIQWYAIIIVSGIVLVSWLATKEAVRVGLKEDDVVDMMLWALPISIVGARLYYVIFEWQYYAQHPIEIFAIRNGGLAIYGGLIAGGLVLYLYTRHHFINTWTFLDVAAPSVLLAQAIGRWGNFMNHEAFGEITTKVFLMKLHLPNFIIENMYIDGAYRQPTFLYESTWNLIGFIVIILLRRKNQFFKRGEVALTYILWYSFGRFFIEGMRTDSLMFFGGLRISQILSALLFIGALILIVIRRKNKNLPYYNRSYSLK, via the coding sequence ATGATAGCAACAATTAATCCGACAGCTTTTCATATTTTCGGTATAGCGATTCAATGGTATGCAATTATTATTGTGTCTGGTATTGTATTAGTTTCATGGCTTGCTACCAAAGAAGCTGTTCGAGTAGGACTTAAAGAAGATGATGTCGTGGATATGATGCTCTGGGCTCTTCCAATTTCGATTGTTGGGGCTAGATTGTACTATGTTATATTTGAGTGGCAATATTATGCGCAACATCCAATTGAAATATTTGCTATTCGAAATGGTGGACTTGCTATTTATGGTGGATTAATAGCGGGTGGCTTAGTATTATATCTTTATACACGTCATCACTTCATTAATACTTGGACGTTTTTAGATGTCGCAGCTCCGAGCGTTTTATTAGCACAAGCTATTGGTCGATGGGGAAATTTTATGAATCATGAAGCATTTGGAGAAATAACAACCAAAGTTTTTTTAATGAAGTTACATTTGCCTAATTTTATTATTGAGAATATGTACATTGATGGTGCATACAGACAACCAACTTTTTTATATGAAAGCACGTGGAATTTGATTGGATTTATCGTGATTATTTTATTAAGAAGAAAAAATCAATTTTTTAAACGAGGAGAAGTTGCCTTGACGTATATTTTATGGTATTCATTTGGACGCTTTTTTATCGAGGGAATGAGAACAGATAGTTTAATGTTTTTCGGTGGTTTAAGAATATCACAAATTCTTTCAGCTTTATTATTCATTGGTGCGCTTATCTTAATTGTCATTCGACGTAAAAATAAGAATTTGCCATATTATAATCGATCATATAGTCTTAAATAA
- the hprK gene encoding HPr(Ser) kinase/phosphatase, protein MVQIKDIVNQLHLDVYSGDDFLNRTVSSSEISRPGLELTGYFNYYPYDRIQLLGMKEITFIEKMTVAEKTIIFKKLCNDDTPCFVVARGLSVPQELVKAANKQAIPIIQSTISTSRLSGMISNFLESQLAERVSIHGVLVEVYGLGVLIQGSSGIGKSETGLELIKKGHRLIADDRVDIYRQDERTVIGESPKILEHLMEIRGVGIIDVMNLFGASAVRNHAHISLVVHLRDWSVDNTFDRLGSGTESIDLAHVPVPKISIPVSTGRNVAAIIEVAAMNFRAKTMGYDATKKFENNLAELIAENSDNGKEFDK, encoded by the coding sequence ATGGTTCAAATCAAAGATATTGTTAATCAACTACATCTGGATGTATATTCAGGTGATGATTTTTTAAATCGCACTGTTTCTTCCAGCGAAATTTCACGACCAGGATTGGAATTGACTGGTTATTTTAATTATTACCCATATGATAGAATACAATTATTAGGTATGAAAGAAATTACGTTTATTGAAAAGATGACAGTAGCTGAAAAAACAATTATTTTTAAAAAATTATGTAATGATGATACCCCTTGTTTTGTTGTAGCTAGAGGATTATCCGTGCCACAAGAATTGGTTAAGGCGGCAAACAAACAAGCAATACCGATTATACAATCTACTATTTCTACTTCTCGTTTATCTGGTATGATTTCAAACTTTTTGGAAAGTCAACTAGCCGAACGGGTTTCTATTCATGGTGTATTAGTAGAAGTATATGGTTTAGGTGTATTAATTCAAGGTAGCAGTGGTATTGGTAAAAGTGAAACAGGTCTAGAATTAATTAAAAAAGGGCATCGTTTAATTGCAGATGATCGTGTGGATATTTACCGTCAAGATGAACGAACTGTTATTGGAGAATCTCCTAAAATTTTAGAACATTTGATGGAAATTCGTGGAGTGGGTATTATTGATGTAATGAACTTGTTTGGGGCCAGTGCCGTTAGAAATCATGCTCATATCTCTCTTGTTGTACACCTTAGAGATTGGAGTGTTGATAATACATTTGATAGATTAGGTTCAGGTACTGAGTCAATTGATTTAGCACATGTTCCCGTACCTAAAATTAGTATTCCAGTTTCTACTGGTCGAAATGTTGCGGCAATTATTGAAGTTGCAGCAATGAATTTTAGAGCAAAAACAATGGGATATGATGCAACGAAAAAATTTGAAAATAATTTAGCAGAATTGATTGCTGAAAATTCAGATAATGGCAAGGAGTTTGATAAATGA
- a CDS encoding threonine/serine exporter family protein yields the protein MIIKLFFSFIAGCAIAVLYNIEKNYTLLCGLSGMFTWFVYYVCTKLSFSEALSSLIALLALVFFSHILSKWKNVSSLVFNMPGIMPIVPGGLLFKTFNNLTEKHYEVALHYGFQACLVGGAIAIGFIINEAVSKILLAAKIKIEEESFIIKKNKSSEK from the coding sequence ATGATTATAAAATTATTTTTTAGTTTTATTGCTGGTTGTGCCATTGCTGTTCTTTATAACATTGAGAAAAATTATACTTTGCTATGTGGGTTATCAGGGATGTTTACATGGTTTGTATATTATGTATGTACAAAATTGTCTTTTAGTGAAGCCTTGTCTTCTTTAATAGCATTGCTTGCTTTAGTATTTTTTTCTCACATACTAAGTAAGTGGAAAAATGTATCCAGTCTAGTATTTAATATGCCAGGAATTATGCCGATTGTACCAGGTGGACTGTTATTTAAGACCTTTAATAATTTGACAGAAAAACATTATGAAGTCGCTCTCCATTATGGCTTTCAAGCGTGTTTAGTAGGCGGGGCAATAGCCATTGGTTTTATTATTAATGAAGCAGTATCTAAAATTTTATTGGCAGCTAAAATAAAAATTGAAGAAGAATCATTTATAATCAAAAAAAATAAATCGAGTGAAAAGTAA
- a CDS encoding threonine/serine exporter ThrE family protein, with amino-acid sequence MKMDSQPNFDDIVQVCLLYGKILQESNATSDMINANIHKIISHLNIENNELSTFNAETSFVIINRHDNTVKMIPVEKSGYNFEKILRVERVLDDFLANKMDTQSFLNELRVINQKNYSFPEKTRIISAALVCGGMNVIMNGLNWSFFTTFFLGIIGYWSYLKIKETTKINIFSILSYSTIICFFIVCLVKVHVVSEPYSILFSCIMPLLPGTTFVNAIRAMMDGNYLTGMIQSMDAFSTALMLGLPVAIIFSSAL; translated from the coding sequence ATGAAGATGGATTCTCAACCTAATTTTGATGATATTGTACAAGTATGTTTGTTATATGGAAAGATTTTACAAGAAAGTAATGCGACAAGTGATATGATTAATGCCAATATACATAAGATTATTAGTCATTTAAATATAGAAAATAATGAGTTATCAACCTTTAATGCAGAAACGAGCTTTGTCATTATAAATAGACATGATAATACGGTTAAAATGATTCCCGTAGAAAAATCGGGATATAATTTTGAAAAAATACTGCGAGTTGAACGAGTATTAGATGACTTTTTAGCTAATAAAATGGATACTCAGAGCTTTTTAAATGAGTTAAGAGTCATTAATCAAAAAAACTATTCTTTTCCTGAAAAAACACGAATTATTAGTGCAGCGCTTGTCTGTGGTGGGATGAATGTCATTATGAACGGCTTAAACTGGAGTTTTTTTACAACGTTTTTTCTAGGAATTATTGGATATTGGTCGTATTTAAAAATAAAAGAAACAACAAAAATAAATATCTTTTCTATTCTGTCTTATTCAACTATTATTTGCTTTTTTATTGTATGTCTAGTTAAAGTACATGTGGTGAGTGAACCATACTCTATTTTATTTAGTTGCATTATGCCATTGTTACCTGGTACGACATTTGTTAATGCTATTAGGGCAATGATGGACGGTAATTATTTGACGGGAATGATTCAATCGATGGATGCTTTTAGTACAGCCTTAATGCTAGGACTACCCGTTGCTATCATTTTTTCTAGTGCTTTATAA
- a CDS encoding Xaa-Pro peptidase family protein: MNIDLDIVEELVVDRELQPVPLTDDTIGERLDKVIKRMSDKNLDAIVVYCDLEHGGNFEYLTGFVTRFEEGMLVLHKTKEAYLILGNENLNKVSKSRIKAKGIHMPHLSLANQPMDNDNPITNYFKEAGLSNNMQVGVVGWKLFTSHYCDNNKLFDLPNFLIQGLKEVVDEKNLSNQTGLFISSDNGARVTNNSNEIAHYEFWAQLSSQSMSKGLQTFDVGISEMEIGDVMQELGQPRSVVTIAATGERFEKANMYPTNKKVTLGDPVSMTVGYKGGLTSRAGYAVSTAKQLPTGVEDYLDVLAKPYFNAIATWLETIKIGMTGHEMYSIIEDILPQKTYGWHLNPGHLFADEEWLSSPIYPTSDIVLKSGMMFQTDIIPSMAGYAGTSCESGIVLADSTLQRDIKKHYVDLYETFMIRRKFIENQLNIKLSEDVLPMTDTVAYYRPFFLAKHHALKRIK; the protein is encoded by the coding sequence ATGAATATAGATTTAGATATAGTAGAGGAATTAGTAGTTGATAGAGAGCTTCAACCTGTACCGTTAACAGATGATACGATAGGAGAACGCTTGGATAAAGTAATTAAAAGAATGTCAGATAAAAACTTAGATGCTATTGTTGTTTATTGTGACTTGGAACATGGTGGAAATTTTGAATATTTGACAGGATTTGTGACACGTTTTGAAGAAGGTATGTTAGTGTTACATAAAACAAAAGAGGCCTATTTAATACTAGGAAATGAAAACTTAAATAAAGTTTCTAAATCACGTATTAAAGCTAAGGGTATTCACATGCCTCATTTATCTTTAGCAAATCAACCAATGGATAATGACAATCCAATTACAAATTATTTTAAAGAAGCTGGATTGTCAAATAACATGCAAGTTGGTGTAGTAGGTTGGAAGTTATTCACTAGTCACTATTGTGATAATAACAAACTATTTGATTTACCTAACTTTTTAATACAAGGATTAAAAGAAGTAGTAGATGAAAAAAATCTATCCAATCAAACGGGATTATTTATTAGTAGTGACAATGGAGCAAGAGTTACAAATAACAGTAATGAGATTGCTCACTATGAATTTTGGGCTCAGCTATCTAGCCAAAGCATGTCAAAGGGTTTGCAAACATTTGATGTTGGTATCTCAGAAATGGAGATTGGGGACGTGATGCAAGAGCTTGGACAACCAAGAAGTGTGGTAACAATTGCTGCAACCGGTGAACGTTTTGAAAAAGCCAATATGTACCCAACTAATAAAAAAGTGACTTTGGGAGATCCAGTATCTATGACTGTAGGATATAAAGGCGGACTCACTTCTCGTGCAGGCTATGCTGTTTCGACCGCTAAACAGTTACCAACAGGAGTAGAAGATTATTTAGATGTCTTAGCAAAACCGTATTTCAATGCTATTGCCACATGGCTTGAAACAATAAAAATTGGTATGACTGGGCATGAGATGTACAGTATCATAGAAGACATTTTGCCACAAAAAACGTATGGATGGCATTTAAATCCTGGACATTTATTTGCTGATGAAGAATGGTTATCTTCACCAATCTATCCAACATCTGATATCGTATTAAAAAGTGGGATGATGTTTCAAACAGACATTATACCCTCGATGGCAGGTTATGCAGGAACAAGTTGTGAAAGTGGTATTGTTTTAGCAGATAGCACCTTACAACGCGATATAAAAAAACATTATGTTGATTTGTATGAAACATTTATGATTCGTAGAAAATTTATTGAAAATCAACTGAATATAAAATTAAGTGAAGATGTCTTACCTATGACAGATACTGTGGCCTATTATCGTCCTTTCTTTTTGGCTAAACATCACGCATTAAAACGAATTAAATAA
- the rplS gene encoding 50S ribosomal protein L19 encodes MNPLIEEITKEQLRSDIPAFRPGDTVRVHAKVVEGTRERIQLFEGVVIKRRGAGISETYTVRKISNGVGVERTFPIHTPRVAQIEVIRYGKVRRAKLYYIRSLHGKAARIKEIRR; translated from the coding sequence ATGAATCCATTAATAGAAGAAATTACAAAAGAACAATTGCGCTCTGATATCCCAGCTTTTAGACCTGGTGACACTGTACGTGTACATGCTAAAGTTGTTGAGGGTACTCGTGAACGTATCCAGTTATTTGAAGGTGTTGTAATCAAACGCCGTGGAGCTGGAATTAGCGAAACTTACACTGTACGTAAAATTTCTAATGGTGTTGGTGTGGAACGTACTTTCCCAATTCATACACCACGTGTTGCTCAAATCGAAGTAATTCGTTATGGTAAAGTTCGTCGTGCGAAACTTTATTACATCCGTTCATTACATGGTAAAGCAGCAAGAATTAAAGAAATTCGTCGTTAA
- the trmD gene encoding tRNA (guanosine(37)-N1)-methyltransferase TrmD gives MRIDVLTLFPKMFEGPLTESILGKAITKELLDVHVRNFREFSTNKHQQVDDYPYGGGAGMLLKVQPIHDALTFIEEDAKTKPRVILLDPAGKRFNQEMAEEFSKEEHLVFICGHYEGYDERIRSLVTDEVSLGDYVLTGGELGAMVMIDATVRLLPEVLGNDQSAKTDSHSTGLLEHPQYTRPANYEGMEVPHVLTNGNHKLIEEWQLKESLRRTYLRRPDMLESIELTKEMERLLEEVKKEEKSI, from the coding sequence ATGAGAATTGATGTTTTAACTCTTTTTCCAAAAATGTTTGAAGGTCCGCTAACTGAATCTATTTTAGGAAAAGCCATCACTAAAGAGTTGCTGGATGTTCATGTAAGAAACTTTAGAGAGTTTTCGACAAATAAACACCAACAAGTAGATGATTACCCGTATGGTGGGGGAGCAGGAATGTTGTTGAAAGTTCAACCTATCCATGATGCACTTACTTTCATTGAAGAAGACGCAAAAACTAAACCTCGTGTGATTTTACTTGATCCAGCAGGCAAACGATTTAATCAAGAGATGGCGGAAGAATTTTCTAAAGAGGAACACTTGGTTTTTATTTGTGGTCATTATGAAGGCTATGATGAAAGAATTCGTTCTTTAGTAACCGATGAAGTGTCACTTGGTGATTATGTGTTAACAGGTGGAGAGCTTGGCGCAATGGTGATGATTGATGCAACAGTGAGGTTATTACCAGAAGTTTTGGGTAATGATCAGTCAGCCAAAACCGATTCTCATTCAACAGGTCTTTTGGAGCATCCACAATACACACGTCCGGCTAATTATGAAGGAATGGAAGTTCCTCACGTATTAACCAATGGAAATCATAAATTAATTGAAGAATGGCAGTTAAAAGAATCGCTTAGAAGAACCTACTTAAGACGACCTGATATGTTAGAATCGATTGAGTTAACAAAAGAGATGGAAAGATTACTAGAAGAAGTGAAAAAGGAAGAAAAAAGTATTTAG
- the rimM gene encoding ribosome maturation factor RimM (Essential for efficient processing of 16S rRNA): MTEYLNVGKIVNTQGIKGEVRVISQTDFPEKRYKKGNILYLFQDGKDMVELMIKSHRKHKNFDIVSFEGHPNINDVEKYRNGILKVKKDEIGQLEENAFYYHEIIGCEVVDETGELLGTIKEILSPGANDVWVVKHKEHGKKDILLPYIESVILNVNVDAKKVTVDIPEGLIDDEN, translated from the coding sequence GTGACAGAGTATTTAAATGTTGGAAAAATTGTTAATACACAAGGAATTAAAGGGGAAGTCAGAGTAATTTCTCAAACAGATTTTCCAGAAAAACGCTATAAAAAAGGGAATATATTGTACCTATTTCAAGATGGAAAAGACATGGTTGAGTTAATGATAAAATCTCACAGAAAACATAAAAATTTTGATATTGTTAGTTTTGAGGGTCATCCGAATATTAATGACGTTGAGAAGTATCGTAACGGCATTTTAAAAGTTAAAAAAGACGAAATCGGTCAATTAGAGGAAAATGCTTTTTATTATCATGAAATTATTGGGTGTGAAGTAGTAGATGAAACAGGAGAACTATTAGGAACCATAAAAGAAATATTATCTCCAGGAGCCAATGATGTGTGGGTAGTCAAACATAAAGAACATGGGAAAAAGGATATCTTGTTACCCTATATTGAATCAGTTATTTTAAATGTAAATGTGGATGCGAAGAAAGTGACTGTTGATATTCCAGAAGGGTTGATTGACGATGAGAATTGA
- a CDS encoding HAD-IC family P-type ATPase, whose amino-acid sequence MSKRKSYPGLTDEEVLNRIARGEVNQAIPKTTRSFKQILFENSFTLFNFINLVIAGFIIYTGSYKNLLFLGVIVSNTLVGVYQEIKAKNNIDRLSLLSESKVMVIRNHQIFDIPQNEVVKDDLIIVKRGQQIVVDGTILDTEGMECDESQLTGESDPIIKTIGSSVYSGSYIVSGSGVMQATHVGEDSYNYKLSMEAKQTKGIYSELILLMNRLIRLLTMVIIPIGAILMITSLTSGTQLNEAILGSTAAIMGMIPEGLILLTTVALAVGVIKLSRRQVLVQTMGAIETLARVDVLCLDKTGTLTSGQLKVVEYDTVDTTHLTDETFSILVGSMIKGLNEDNATGLALMNYFNQSDENLLKPVKQIPFSSARKWSAITFQENGTYFMGAPEYLFEDFSEDQTKKMGLAFEKGLRIIAVAKSNDIEISQVLPDQLELLGFIYLEDEIRPEAPQTLDYFKQEKVDICIISGDHPETVSQIAKRSGVSHDEESIDMSKVPDEKIPEIVKTHRIFGRVSPEQKKKLVIALQEENHVVGMTGDGVNDILALKQADCSIVMANGSDAAKGIADFVLLDSNFDSMIDVVLEGRQVINNIQRVSSLYLTKTVYSLFLAAIYIFVSSAYPFQPIQLSPINALTVGIPSFFLALRPNTQPIKGTFLKNVFEPPLASGLTVVIMTLLIEVLGNILGWSYEQKSTVTVLLTGFIGFIVLREIAKPLTKKIIELLSVLIVLFLFIFTFFDNIFSLVSIYNSQLAFVYLPLMSVSVPIFYLIRKVIHKLLKK is encoded by the coding sequence ATGTCAAAAAGAAAATCCTATCCAGGACTGACAGATGAAGAAGTGTTAAATAGAATAGCTAGAGGAGAAGTAAATCAAGCAATCCCTAAGACAACACGTTCATTTAAACAGATTCTATTTGAGAATAGTTTTACATTATTTAATTTTATTAATTTAGTCATAGCTGGTTTTATTATCTATACTGGAAGTTATAAAAATTTACTGTTTTTGGGTGTGATTGTATCCAATACTTTAGTTGGCGTTTATCAAGAAATCAAAGCGAAAAATAATATTGATCGGTTAAGCTTACTTAGTGAATCAAAAGTAATGGTAATAAGAAATCATCAAATATTTGATATTCCACAAAATGAGGTTGTCAAAGATGATTTAATCATAGTTAAACGTGGACAGCAAATTGTTGTAGATGGAACTATTTTAGATACTGAAGGAATGGAATGTGATGAGTCTCAATTAACTGGTGAATCTGATCCTATCATAAAAACTATTGGGTCTTCTGTTTATTCAGGAAGTTATATTGTCAGTGGTAGTGGGGTGATGCAAGCAACGCACGTTGGAGAAGATAGTTATAACTACAAACTTAGTATGGAAGCCAAGCAAACTAAAGGCATTTATAGTGAATTAATTCTGTTGATGAATCGTCTAATCCGTTTGCTTACCATGGTAATCATACCAATCGGTGCTATTTTAATGATAACCAGTTTAACAAGTGGAACTCAGTTGAATGAAGCGATTTTAGGCAGTACAGCAGCCATTATGGGGATGATTCCAGAAGGCCTTATTTTATTAACAACTGTTGCACTAGCTGTTGGTGTTATCAAATTAAGTCGTAGGCAAGTGTTGGTACAAACAATGGGTGCTATAGAAACATTGGCTAGAGTAGACGTTCTTTGTTTAGATAAAACAGGAACGTTAACAAGCGGACAACTAAAAGTTGTAGAATATGATACAGTGGACACAACTCATTTGACAGATGAAACCTTTTCTATTTTAGTTGGTTCAATGATTAAAGGGTTGAATGAAGATAATGCGACTGGACTAGCTTTAATGAACTATTTTAATCAAAGCGACGAAAATTTACTTAAGCCGGTCAAACAGATACCTTTCTCTTCAGCGAGAAAATGGAGTGCTATTACATTTCAAGAAAACGGTACGTATTTTATGGGAGCCCCTGAGTATTTATTTGAAGACTTTTCTGAAGATCAAACTAAAAAAATGGGATTGGCTTTTGAAAAAGGATTACGAATTATTGCGGTGGCTAAAAGTAATGATATTGAGATATCCCAGGTATTACCAGATCAATTAGAATTATTAGGATTTATTTACCTTGAAGATGAAATTAGACCAGAAGCACCTCAGACGCTTGATTATTTTAAGCAGGAGAAAGTGGATATATGTATTATATCTGGAGACCATCCAGAAACGGTCTCACAGATAGCTAAACGATCTGGCGTATCGCATGATGAAGAATCAATTGATATGAGTAAAGTACCAGATGAGAAAATTCCGGAAATTGTGAAGACACACCGTATTTTTGGGCGAGTTTCACCAGAACAAAAGAAAAAGCTAGTCATAGCACTTCAGGAAGAAAATCATGTTGTCGGGATGACAGGAGACGGAGTGAATGATATTTTAGCGTTAAAACAAGCTGATTGTAGCATCGTTATGGCAAATGGGAGTGACGCTGCAAAGGGGATTGCTGATTTCGTTTTATTAGATTCTAATTTTGATTCCATGATAGATGTTGTATTAGAGGGAAGACAAGTTATTAACAATATTCAACGAGTGTCTTCTCTGTACTTGACTAAAACAGTTTATTCATTGTTTTTAGCAGCAATTTATATTTTTGTCAGTTCAGCATATCCTTTTCAACCTATTCAATTAAGTCCAATTAATGCTTTAACAGTGGGAATACCCTCTTTCTTTTTAGCACTTAGACCAAATACGCAGCCGATCAAGGGAACTTTTTTGAAAAATGTATTTGAACCACCACTAGCTAGTGGGTTAACAGTCGTCATTATGACTTTATTGATTGAGGTGTTAGGAAATATATTAGGGTGGTCTTATGAACAAAAATCAACCGTAACAGTCTTATTGACAGGATTTATTGGTTTCATTGTTCTTAGGGAAATAGCTAAGCCTTTGACGAAAAAGATTATAGAACTTTTAAGTGTTTTAATCGTATTGTTTTTATTCATTTTTACATTTTTTGATAACATTTTCTCACTGGTAAGCATATATAACAGTCAGTTAGCTTTTGTGTATTTACCATTAATGAGCGTGTCAGTACCGATTTTTTATCTTATTCGAAAAGTCATTCATAAGTTATTAAAAAAGTAA